The DNA window ggagaaggaagaagaagggcgaaagaagagacgcATTTATTGAGATTACTGAATACGGACTTGTCGGCGGGATCAAAGACCTGTAGCTCTTCCGGAGTCAGTCAATCACAGCTCAGCTCCCGGCTAGACAAAACGCAAAGCTTCCGGCAACTTTGAGCAGACAGGGATACCAGATACCGCATCGGTTCCAGTTCGCTTGCGCCCGGGCAATCCAGCCTGCATAGGCCATCTCGCTTTTGACTTTTGGGCTAGCGGCGTTGACAAATGGCCTCGGAGTCGTTGCATAAGCATGACAGGCGGATCTAGTAATAAGCATCAGGCGGGCTGGTTTTTAGGCTTTCTGTCACCAATGACAAAGTTTTATATCATGGACACATTCATCATTGTTGGAGCTGAACAAAGGACGAGTTGGCGCCGACATCATAGCATAAGGTAGCGATAACTTTTTGCTACATCAACTTTCCACCCATTACTTACCGTGAacacaacaacaacaaccgTTCCCTCGATACCTGCGTCATCCGTAAAGAGTTTCCCGTGCGAGCCAAAGAGCCCAGCTGCAATACATCGTTCGATATTCGCCCCGAGATGGCGCTCCGGTCTAGGCCTTGCTCAGCGCAACCCCATTGGCGAATCCTCCATGCTGCACGCCTCGAACGGCGGAAATTATTGCTTGGAGCTGATCTCGGAAGGGCCATGAACGGCCCGCCGATCGGAAGATTTAAATTAACTTGACACACCCCGAGATCGCACAAGGCTGGGCGAACATTCGACCCGATCGCCATGGCAAGATGGATTGTTGAACTGCTCCATCACCAAGACTGGTTTGAAGTTGAGCTTGGGTCGTTCCGCTCACAATCACCATCCTTCTTGAGTCTTCTTTTCGGCCCATCATTCCTGCCGGCCGCACTCAAGTAGCCCAGGTACCGGCTTTGATACGATCAAGGCGCCATTCATCTAGCCGCCGGTATGGATCCTGCGTAACGCaagcatcaacaccattgGCGATGAAGGCATCACCGCTTCGTagcccagcagcgcccagGCTTGGTTTTCGTGAGTTGCATCGACTAAGCCGGGAAATTACTGTGCTACAAACGACTAAtatcttgccattgccacGACAGACTTACTATCTCGAGGTGGAAATCAGGACTGATGAGCATTTTGTGCTGCCTTGGCGTAATGCTCTGTCGACTATAAGTATGGACGATGAATCCTCCTTTTGAATATccaatctctctccatcagcttcttcttcgacaaaGACACCAAAACACCAATTCAAAagtcttcatcaccaccttGCTATAATGAAGCACCTCCTGGTTACCGCTCTCCTCGCGGCTGGCGCTCTCGCCATGCCCGCCGGCAGCTCCTGCGCTTCTCCAAGCAGCGAATACCCTCCTCCAAGCACCGATTACCCTCCTCCAAGCACCGACTATCCTCCTCCTAGCACTGATTATCCTCCACCAAGCACCGATTACACTCCACCATCCTACCCAACCCCTACTCCTACTCCTACGTACACGCCTCCACCTCCCAAAAATGGAGGTGGCAAATatcctccgcctccgcccCCGCCCTCGTCTCCCCCCTTACTCTACTGCTCCTCACAAcggaggaggtggaggtaACGGCGGCAATGGTGGCAATGGTGGGAATGGCGGAAACAACGGCGGTGGCAACAGCGGCAACGGGGGGAGgaaacaatggcaacggAGGGAATAACGGTGGTGGAAACAACGGCGGTGGAAACAATGGCCAATACGAATGCTCCGGGGGCGGGGGCCTATACTCCAACCTTCAATGCTGCAGCGTAGACGTTCTCGGCATTGCTGATCTCGACTGCAAGCCACGTAAGTAGAACGTTTCTGATCTGCCTTGACCCCCTTTATTACAATCAACTGACCGTTCTGTAGCCAGCAAGACGCCAGTAAGTGGAAGCGACTTCAAAAGCATATGCCAGGCGAGTGGCGCGAAGCCCAAGTGCTGTGTCCTCCCAATTGTAAGTTCTTAGATCCCAAAGGCAAGATTCTATGATGGTGGTTTTCTAATTTATCCCCATTAGCTTGGCCAGGGCCTCCTCTGCGAAGACGCCATTGGCACTGCCTAAGTTTGCATCGCATGCATGAGTCTACATGGAATTGTCTCTTGCTTCATAGCGAGTCGAaatgtttctttctttcagcTGGATTCAGCGAGATGGTTATTGACCAGGAAGATACAAGACGGAACGTATAGACGGACATCAGGCTGAATCACACTCATTGGTCATACGTCTACCGTTTGTTATGTCACTACCCTTCGATATTTTGTATCCTTGGAGCTTATTCGCGCCAATTGGATAATTTAGCATTATGTTATTCCCCCCCTAGCCTTAATACAAATCTTGGTACACGATTCTCATCTGTCAATATGAATGCGATCAAGTGTTTGTTGCAGTTTATATGCGGTTATAACTGATTGGACATGGCTGTAATTGCCACAAGTGCAGTAACTGTTGCACTGCCCATGTTTACGACGAAGCTCTCGAGATAACTTGGAGTTAGTCAATAATGCCAACCATTCTCCGTTCTCAATTTACCCCGGCCTAAGTGTGTagaggcaaaagcaaagctaTCCATCCCatttcttgctttttcccATCTGATCTCGGAGATCTCTAGGATCGCTGAGTTCTACCAGGGTCGCCTTTGGACATTTACTCTCGCCAGGCCCTCATCATCGACATCCCAGCCTGGGCATAGGGGTGTCTAAGAGCAACTTCTGAGCCTAATACCATGGCTCGCAAAACATCCCCCAAGAGCCAAATTGGTCTGGATGTAGGGATCGGGCAGAGTCGTGAGGAGAATGACGGCCAATAGTGTCGGTACCGACAATGATTTATTGATGCCATTCCATATTCTGCGCGAtaaaaaaagtgaaaaggaGTAACTGCAAAAAGCCGGTGGGTATACTTATTGGTGTCTAGTCATTCAGCCAGAGTATACTTGTTAACGCCTAAATTCCATAGTAGAATAAAAGGCGTATCTCATGCATCAAGACTGAAAGGTTGTTCTTGAAATGGCTGAATGCCCGTAGAGCTGGCGATTTCGGAATGCCATCTCCCATTTAAGAGGCCCGTCACGATACTTGCTTCTACTGCGATCGCTGGCCTAATCACTTTTATTTTGGTATAGCGTATGCCACATCATTACACCATGGagacaatgaagagagaaattatttttaaatacAGTTATATAGGTTCAAAAGAAGCCGCAAAAGTCGACACATGAAAATCTGTACCCAATCCCAAATCCAACAACAGAATTATATAAAGACAATAGATTTAAACAATATGTTCAAGACCTCGCTGAATGACTTGAAGAATGGATAGCGTAGCAGAATGATGGAGGAGGTCCCGGAGTGAATGAGGGCTCTTTGAGAGGCACAGTGTCAGGCACAGTTTTATGTTTCGGATCCTGGCTGAGCAACTTCTCAAAcgcttcatcatcctcgtcattcAAGGGCCACAGCTCTTCTGTTGAAAAGTCCCCTTGAGGAGCTGGCGTGCCGCGGCGAGTTACATTAGCTGAGCCGCCATGCAATGAGGCTGTGTTTGTTATGTCTTGGGTCTAGTTGAATCAAGAGTCTCCAATACCGCGATCATTAAGATAACAGTCGTCTGTATTTGCTTGGGAAGGGGGGCAAATTTTCCTTGCCGTTCTTTGAAGGAGGACGCTCCTCACCGGGTCGACTGGGAGTGACATTTGGGCTCGTGGTCCAATTCCCATTTTCCGCAAAATTcatttgtatgggaaatcG is part of the Trichoderma atroviride chromosome 1, complete sequence genome and encodes:
- a CDS encoding uncharacterized protein (SECRETED:SignalP(1-16)) yields the protein MKHLLVTALLAAGALAMPAGSSCASPSSEYPPPSTDYPPPSTDYPPPSTDYPPPSTDYTPPSYPTPTPTPTYTPPPPKNGGGKYPPPPPPPSSPPLLYCSSQRRRWR
- a CDS encoding uncharacterized protein (EggNog:ENOG41); the encoded protein is MVAMVGMAETTAVATAATGGGNNGNGGNNGGGNNGGGNNGQYECSGGGGLYSNLQCCSVDVLGIADLDCKPPSKTPVSGSDFKSICQASGAKPKCCVLPILGQGLLCEDAIGTA